The DNA window ACGATTCTTTTATTCTTCATCTTTTACTCTCTCGACCATATCTGCAAGTGCGAATTTTAAAGCATCAAGATTTATTCTACTTGCCGCACTTATCGGTAAAACGAATGTCTTAGCGTCAAAATAACAAGGATACTCTTTGCTTGCTCCGTATTTCGGCTCCGTAGGATTTATACCCGTTTTTTCAAAAAACTCTTCTATTTTTTCAATATCTACGGCGTCGATTTTATTTAACGCAACGGCATAATTTCTGCTTGCAAGTTTTTCGCTATAGTTTTTAAGCTCTTTTTGCAAAGTTTTTAATTGATATACCGGGTCTCTAAAAGAGGCCATATCTATAACGTAAAGAATGATTTTAGTTCTTTCGATATGTTTTAAAAACTCAAGCCCGAGCCCTTTTCCTTCGTGGGCTCCCTCTATAATTCCGGGAATATCAGCCATTACAAAACTTCTATATTCATCTACTTTTACAACACCAAGTTTTGGCGTAAGAGTCGTAAATTCATAATTTGCAATTTCGGGTCTTGCGTTTGACATAGCCGAAATAAGAGTCGATTTTCCGGCATTCGGAAATCCTACAAGCCCTACATCGGCGATTAACTTAAGCTCCATTACTATCTCAAGCTCTTTACCCTCTTCACCCGGTTGCGCGTATCTTGGTACTTGGCGTCTCGGACCTCTAAAATGCCAATTTCCAAGTCCTCCTTTTCCGCCCTCAAGCAGTACTTTTCTCTCTCCGGGAGTTTTCATATCAAGTAATATTTCACCCGTTTTGGCATCTTTTATAATAGTCCCCGGAGGTACTTTCAAAATCAAATCTTCCCCGTCTGCGCCGTGTTTTTTTCTACCTTCTCCGGGTCTTCCGTTTTTGGCTTTTAATAATCTTTTACCTTTGAAATGAGAAAGCGTGTGGGTGTTATTGTCACATTCTATAATAACGTCACCGCCTTTTCCGCCGTCTCCTCCGTCAGGCCCGCCTTTTGGTACGAATTTTTCTCTTCTGAAGCTTACACAACCCGCTCCGCCTTTACCGGATTTGACCGTAAGCTTTATATTATCAACAAACATTACAAATGCTCCTAAATATTTTTATATAATTTTACCAAAACTTAAAAAAAACTTAAACAAATAAATAAAAGTGGGATTAAAAAAAGAAAAGAGGGGATTAGTCTTTTGTAGGATATACTGAAACTTTTTTTCTATTTTTGTCTTTAATTTCGAATTTTACGTATCCGTCAATTAAAGCGTAAATAGTATGGTCTTTTCCAAGTCCTACGTTGTTACCAGGATGAACTTTTGTTCCTCTTTGTCTGATAATAATGTTTCCAGCTTTTACGAATTCTCCACCGAATTTTTTAACGCCGAGTCTTCTACCAGCTGAGTCTCTGTTATTCTGAGTTGACCCTTGCCCTTTTTTATGTGCCATTTCTACTCCTTAAATTAAGCTACGATTTCTTTAACTCTAACTCTTGTAAGGTCTCTTCTGAAACCTCTTTTTTTCTTAGAGTCTTTTCTTCTTCTTTTTTTGAAGATAATTACTTTTTTTCCTCTTGCATGGTTGATTACTTCAAGAACTACTTTAGCTCCGTCAACAGTC is part of the Caminibacter pacificus genome and encodes:
- the obgE gene encoding GTPase ObgE, which encodes MFVDNIKLTVKSGKGGAGCVSFRREKFVPKGGPDGGDGGKGGDVIIECDNNTHTLSHFKGKRLLKAKNGRPGEGRKKHGADGEDLILKVPPGTIIKDAKTGEILLDMKTPGERKVLLEGGKGGLGNWHFRGPRRQVPRYAQPGEEGKELEIVMELKLIADVGLVGFPNAGKSTLISAMSNARPEIANYEFTTLTPKLGVVKVDEYRSFVMADIPGIIEGAHEGKGLGLEFLKHIERTKIILYVIDMASFRDPVYQLKTLQKELKNYSEKLASRNYAVALNKIDAVDIEKIEEFFEKTGINPTEPKYGASKEYPCYFDAKTFVLPISAASRINLDALKFALADMVERVKDEE
- the rpmA gene encoding 50S ribosomal protein L27, translated to MAHKKGQGSTQNNRDSAGRRLGVKKFGGEFVKAGNIIIRQRGTKVHPGNNVGLGKDHTIYALIDGYVKFEIKDKNRKKVSVYPTKD
- the rplU gene encoding 50S ribosomal protein L21; amino-acid sequence: MYAVIKHGGKQYKVHVGDILELDRIEGVEPKSTIEISDVLLVKGDDTKIGTPTVDGAKVVLEVINHARGKKVIIFKKRRRKDSKKKRGFRRDLTRVRVKEIVA